In the genome of Streptomyces pactum, one region contains:
- the scpA gene encoding methylmalonyl-CoA mutase: protein MIPDFTSVELTGTDPAPDGAAWRDAVRESTGKDIDDLVWDTPEGIGVKPLYTGEDLAGVDFLGTYPGIAPYLRGPYPTMYVNQPWTIRQYAGFSTAEESNAFYRRNLAAGQKGLSVAFDLPTHRGYDSDHPRVTGDVGMAGVAIDSIYDMRQLFDGIPLDRMSVSMTMNGAVLPVLALYIVAAEEQGVPPEKLAGTIQNDILKEFMVRNTYIYPPQPSMRIISDIFAYTSQKMPRYNSISISGYHIQEAGATADLELAYTLADGVEYLRAGLAAGMDVDAFAPRLSFFWAIGMNFFMEIAKLRAARLLWAKLVKQFDPKNPKSLSLRTHSQTSGWSLTAQDVFNNVTRTCVEAMAATQGHTQSLHTNALDEALALPTDFSARIARNTQILLQQESGTCRVIDPWGGSAYVEKLTHDLARRAWQHIEEVEAAGGMAKAIDAGIPKLRVEEAAARTQARIDSGRQPVIGVNKYRVDSDEAIEVLKVDNSAVRAQQIDKLRRLRAERDEAACQDALRALTAAAESGPGTGLEGNLLALAVNAARAKATVGEISDALEKVYGRHAGQIRTISGVYREEAGPSSSVERTRALVDEFEQAEGRRPRILVAKMGQDGHDRGQKVIATAFADLGFDVDVGPLFQTPEEVARQAVEADVHIVGVSSLAAGHLTLVPALREQLAAAGREDITIVVGGVIPPQDVEPLREMGAAAVFLPGTVIPDAAHDLVRTLAADLGHEL from the coding sequence ATGATCCCCGACTTCACCTCCGTCGAGCTGACCGGGACCGACCCGGCGCCGGACGGCGCGGCCTGGCGCGACGCGGTCCGGGAGAGCACCGGCAAGGACATCGACGACCTGGTGTGGGACACCCCCGAGGGCATCGGGGTCAAGCCGCTGTACACCGGCGAGGACCTGGCCGGGGTGGACTTCCTGGGCACCTACCCGGGCATCGCGCCCTACCTGCGCGGCCCGTACCCGACGATGTACGTCAACCAGCCCTGGACGATCCGGCAGTACGCCGGCTTCTCCACCGCCGAGGAGTCCAACGCCTTCTACCGCCGCAACCTCGCGGCCGGCCAGAAGGGGCTGTCGGTCGCCTTCGACCTGCCCACCCACCGGGGCTACGACAGCGACCACCCCCGGGTCACCGGCGACGTCGGCATGGCCGGGGTCGCCATCGACTCCATCTACGACATGCGGCAGCTCTTCGACGGCATCCCGCTGGACCGGATGAGCGTGTCGATGACGATGAACGGGGCCGTGCTGCCGGTCCTGGCGCTCTACATCGTCGCCGCCGAGGAGCAGGGCGTACCGCCCGAGAAGCTGGCCGGGACCATCCAGAACGACATCCTCAAGGAGTTCATGGTCCGCAACACCTACATCTATCCGCCGCAGCCCTCGATGCGGATCATCTCCGACATCTTCGCGTACACCTCGCAGAAGATGCCGCGGTACAACTCCATCTCCATCTCCGGCTACCACATCCAGGAGGCCGGTGCCACGGCCGACCTGGAGCTGGCCTACACCCTCGCGGACGGGGTGGAGTACCTCCGCGCCGGCCTGGCCGCCGGGATGGACGTGGACGCCTTCGCGCCCCGGCTGTCGTTCTTCTGGGCGATCGGCATGAACTTCTTCATGGAGATCGCCAAGCTGCGCGCGGCCCGGCTGCTGTGGGCCAAGCTGGTCAAGCAGTTCGACCCGAAGAACCCCAAGTCGCTCAGCCTGCGCACCCACTCGCAGACCTCCGGCTGGTCGCTCACCGCCCAGGACGTGTTCAACAACGTCACCCGCACCTGCGTGGAGGCGATGGCCGCGACCCAGGGCCACACCCAGTCGCTGCACACCAACGCCCTCGACGAGGCGCTGGCGCTGCCCACCGACTTCTCCGCCCGGATCGCCCGCAACACCCAGATCCTGCTCCAGCAGGAGTCCGGGACCTGCCGGGTCATCGACCCCTGGGGCGGCAGCGCGTACGTGGAGAAGCTCACCCACGACCTCGCCCGCCGTGCCTGGCAGCACATCGAGGAGGTCGAGGCGGCCGGCGGCATGGCCAAGGCGATCGACGCCGGCATCCCCAAGCTGCGCGTGGAGGAGGCCGCCGCGCGCACCCAGGCGCGGATCGACTCCGGCCGCCAGCCGGTGATCGGCGTCAACAAGTACCGGGTGGACAGCGACGAGGCCATCGAGGTCCTCAAGGTGGACAACTCCGCCGTCCGCGCACAGCAGATCGACAAGCTGCGCCGGCTCCGCGCCGAACGCGACGAGGCCGCCTGCCAGGACGCGCTGCGCGCGCTCACCGCGGCCGCGGAGTCCGGCCCGGGCACCGGGCTGGAGGGCAACCTGCTGGCGCTCGCGGTGAACGCCGCCCGCGCCAAGGCCACCGTCGGCGAGATCTCCGACGCCCTGGAGAAGGTGTACGGACGGCACGCGGGCCAGATCCGTACCATCTCCGGTGTGTACCGAGAAGAGGCAGGACCGTCCTCGTCCGTGGAGCGGACCCGCGCGCTGGTGGACGAGTTCGAACAGGCCGAGGGGCGCCGCCCGCGCATCCTCGTCGCCAAGATGGGCCAGGACGGCCACGACCGCGGCCAGAAGGTGATCGCCACCGCCTTCGCCGACCTGGGCTTCGACGTGGACGTCGGCCCGCTGTTCCAGACGCCGGAGGAGGTCGCGCGGCAGGCCGTGGAGGCCGATGTGCACATCGTCGGCGTCTCCTCGCTCGCCGCCGGCCACCTCACCCTGGTGCCGGCGCTGCGCGAGCAGCTGGCCGCGGCCGGCCGGGAGGACATCACCATCGTGGTCGGAGGTGTCATCCCGCCGCAGGACGTCGAGCCGCTGCGGGAGATGGGCGCCGCCGCCGTCTTCCTGCCCGGCACGGTCATCCCCGACGCCGCCCACGACCTGGTCCGGACGCTCGCCGCCGACCTCGGCCATGAGCTGTGA